Below is a genomic region from Drosophila albomicans strain 15112-1751.03 chromosome 2R, ASM965048v2, whole genome shotgun sequence.
ggcaaaaatagaaatattctAATTAGGGATGACATTAACAAGCCGCATAGTGATGgcaaaaaataagtattatgGTAATCGATTATTCCGACGGCTTTGCTAGTGACATCAATGATAAAAAAATAGAACTGGCAAAATTAcagttatttattgttattaattgttACTTTATTACTTTCtagaaataatttgatttaaacaaatgtacatatatgtttattttgtgaTAGATAACATTAAATCAGTGTAGTACAATTCCTCTAAGTCAAAATGTGAGGTAAAATTACTTACTCTACATGTTTGCCAACACTGGGCATACAACACGTGAAGCAAGAGTTTGTGTTTTATACATCGAgctaaataaatcaaaatgaagACGCCAAAAAGTAAATCAAAGCAAGGTGGTGAATTAAAACCTGAAGAAAATAAGCTAAACATATCCGCGGACAGCAAAGCcgttaaaaagcaaaaggagaAATCGAAGAAACCCAAAACAGTAAAAACTGCTGCAGTGAAGGAACCCGTTGCCGAGGAAATCAAGAAGACGGCAAAGAATTTATCCGCATCGGATCTGgccaaaattgaaaagaagaaaGCCAAGAAAGAGGCACAAAAACTGAAGAAACAGTTGCGAAAGCAGGCAACAGAAACGTCAAAGGACGCCAAGGAGCCAAAGAAGACGGCAGAAGAAACTAAAGTCAAAAAATCAGATACACCTAAGGAGAAGACTAgtagcaacaataaaaaagaggcaacaaaacaaaaggcgaAACCAAAACGAAATGCTAATGATAAaggtaaatgaaaaattacatCTTAACTGAAGTCAACTTAACAACTATTATGGTTCCTAGATGGCGAGAAGCGAGAGAGGGATCCTGCAGACGAGGCTGCCACTGTATTCGTTGGAAATCTGCCCATTAATACGAAACGCGTGCAAATAACACGTTTGTTCCAATCAATTGGCAAGGTGCAATCAATTCGTCTGCGCACCGCCGGTGGCAAGCAATTGTTTAAGCATAAGCAGCGCAAAGCGGCCGGTTCCTTAAATGCCTATGTGGTGCTCGAGAGTCCAGAGATTGCTGCGAAAGCGCTGTCATTGAACGGATTCGAATTTAAAGAGTGCCATCTGCGCGTGACGCCGGCAGCTAAAGCCAAGGGAACAGCAGGTGATGTTAGCGATcaagctggagctggagatgCCGATGCCAAGCGCACCGTATTCGTTGGCAATCTGAAATACTGTAAGCAATTATTGTGTTAATgttagttattttttattaacttttgtCTCACAATGTAGCTGCCAATGAGCCCAAGCTGCGAGAGATCTTCTCCAGCTGCGGCGAAATCGACTACATTCGTTGTCTGCAGGATGGCGAAAAGGGCTGCAAAGGTGTCGCCTATGTCTGTTTCCAGAAACCCGATGCAGTCGGACTTGCTCTCGAGCTGAACGAGACTGTGCTGGACGATAGACCCATTCATGTGGAACGCTACTCGGTCAAGAAGCTGGGCGCCAAGCAAGCACGTGATACTGCGGCTGCAAAGTCAGCGGGATCTCAACCGaaatccaaaaataaacagaacTCAGCCGGCGCCAAG
It encodes:
- the LOC117574558 gene encoding RNA-binding protein 34 — encoded protein: MKTPKSKSKQGGELKPEENKLNISADSKAVKKQKEKSKKPKTVKTAAVKEPVAEEIKKTAKNLSASDLAKIEKKKAKKEAQKLKKQLRKQATETSKDAKEPKKTAEETKVKKSDTPKEKTSSNNKKEATKQKAKPKRNANDKDGEKRERDPADEAATVFVGNLPINTKRVQITRLFQSIGKVQSIRLRTAGGKQLFKHKQRKAAGSLNAYVVLESPEIAAKALSLNGFEFKECHLRVTPAAKAKGTAGDVSDQAGAGDADAKRTVFVGNLKYSANEPKLREIFSSCGEIDYIRCLQDGEKGCKGVAYVCFQKPDAVGLALELNETVLDDRPIHVERYSVKKLGAKQARDTAAAKSAGSQPKSKNKQNSAGAKKRLDKKKLKENGQGAGVTKAAKKSEYRGVKVDGIKKNTKKPNKKKSNNEMSALAKKIAPKTKT